Genomic DNA from Salvia miltiorrhiza cultivar Shanhuang (shh) chromosome 1, IMPLAD_Smil_shh, whole genome shotgun sequence:
CGCTAGAGCaacaacgatcgtagattagtaaattctctatctccgctaggtctcaagaaaatctactaactcccaatagctcctaagaatagttctctatgatccacctatctccgttgGTCTCAAGGTTtagatcatatcatacattccttaATCTGATAAACATCTATCTCCGCTAGATCTCAAGCCGAAtaactaaacatgcaaactattgatcagataattcacacgaATTCAAGCActaggaattatgaatcataaactggaaggtaaataggtattaacaaataaatcacatgaatctaattaactatttacaaaccctagaatcagataaagaaactagctagacatattaaaataaaacagaaaCATAATCAAAGAGAAAGCAAtcataaaaactgaattgaataaaactgaatgaaaaatcttgaatcttcaatctttgTAGATATCCAATCCAAGCTttaaaaactagaaagcagtaataatctaaagctatgaaactgaaaaattaaagctgggaaccccagataggtcaaaagaagacctatatatagtatcAGGGTAAATCATAGAGTTTGAAACCTCGAAGAACTCTAAAAATTGGAAAAACTCGCAAACCCGCCCAACTCGGCGGtcaaactcggcggtcgccaAGTTGATCGCCAGTTTTTGTGCTGAAAAACCACCAAATTCGGCGCCCGCCGATTCTGAAACTCGTAGTGCAAAATTGAAACAGAGAATTCGGtgaccaactcggcggtcgccgtttaggtcgccaattttcttcttcaaaaccaTCGAATTCGGTGACCAACTCCAGTAGGTCGTCGAATTTGAACTACTGCGCGCGACATTTTTATTTCGGCCATAATTACTTCGTTCGAACTCTGATTTGCAATCCGTTTATGCTCACGAACTCCtttcgagacgaactacaacttctatttcaaaCCATATTTCCAAATTCGATCTCAAGATTCCTATAAAAACTATCAAATTTCGAgcaagaatcatgtttcacaagataaagcaatagaagcacaaaacaatcatccaacactcaatttcctataaaattaagattatatgaacattaaaaaccatgaaaacatgagtgttatcagccATCCACCACTGCACATCGCCGCAGCGTAGGAGCCGCGTACGCCGCTGACTGTTGCTCACACTTCAGTGGCTATATCTGAATCTCTGGGAGTTTTGATTTCTTGAACCCTAGCCAAGTCTCCGATTGGCAAAAGGCCTCTACCTATGCAAATCCTTGGGcagtgactcaacctaaacacctctagattgacttgcaataggacaaggacactctagcaatggtaagttgacccaatatcgtctctcaaggaagatcttaaagggcttctaattgtatcataagaaagcagtaaaggttggattgaaaacttgtaaaattaaactaaagcttggaatttaaacttaactagaaacttaaatttaagaattATATAGGCGGAAAAgaattaactaatgcttgtaaattgaacttaactaaaaacttaatcttaaaattaactaggcgagaAAGAATcattaactaggcagaaaagaacAAACGTAAATACTTAAGCATAATTAAATCACTAACCCCATGCAGAATTAAACGCATAAAgtaaaagaattaactaggcgagtTGAATTTAAACGCTACTACGCTAAGAATTTAAACtactttaattaaaagcttTTAATCTAACTAGAcaaaaactaaattgcataattgaaagcaaagCATAATTAAAGTATAAGCAAGGAATTaacgtaaataaaataaatatcgaAATCGTCGAGAAGCaaatctgtcacttgattacaactcgaaCGAAGAACTAACTAAAGCTGAATTGAAAGCTAACTAAGAACTAACTAAAGCTCGAAACTAAAGAACTATCTAGAACGAGAATTAAAACTAAGATTGTTTtgattgcctaaggtctaagctATTCTTGTCCCTAAGGCTAAAAGATTAAATTTTCATGAAGAACATTGAGCCCTATATTAGACTACCGATCAACCCTAAAACCCTCAAAACGGCCCATCAAAACTGGGCTTAAAAGATAAGTATCAAGAAGCGTGCGCGCACAGGGGACTTCAGGATAACTTGCTCGGCAAATCTTGGCAGCTTTGGCAAGTGTTGGCAGAGCTGGAAAATCATGGCAGATCTggcggtcatggcagagctagaagtcagctctggatagtAGGCAACTCTGTAGAAATAGTCAGCTCTGGACGAATAAATACTAATTCTGTAGATTTAGCTCTGCACACATGAATTCCAGCTCTGGCAAAAGAAGTTTGGAAAGTCCGCTCTGGTGACTGAgcttcagctctgtcgagttctAGCTCTGCTTTAGCAAAtgagttctgctctggagatggtgagctctgactatggaagtcagctctgactatggaagtcagctctggctatggcaattcagctctgtcgagcttGGTCAGTTCTAGCGCGGGATTATCAGCTCTGCTatggcgcgggcttttcagctctagGCACCAGTTTGCGCCAGAATACGCAATTCTAATCCAAAATCTGCAGAATATCATTCTTTCTGCTATTATGTCAAAATCTCCTGCAAAAGCATAAAACAGACTTATAAACGCAGCAaattccagaatatttaactcaaacatggcacaatcaaacccccaaaatacgaACAATTAAGTATAAATCAAGCAGCACGCTACACATTGTCACGGCGCGCGTCGCCGACTACGGACAGGGGGCAAAACCCCCAATTCTCTTAGTCCATATGAACTTTTACTCGCCATTCtatttgaatatttatatatatataaaaaaattagaaattttaatttcataaaaagtcATAGTAAATTGAAAGTTATATATTTTCACGCCAAAATTTATTAAATGTCATGAGTTATTTATAAAGTgagtaataatttatatatttataagcgAATATGTTAATACGTCACTAATTAGGAGTCACGTTTATCCACATGTCTAGATGTTTATCCAAAAATCGGATATAATTCGTGTAAAATTTTGAACAACAACATCCGGATTAACTTGAGTTTCATATCTCATTAATTTGGATAATCAGATATACAAAATTAAGGGAAACGGAAGCAACCGAATCCTAGAAAATATCTGAACTAGGACTTTCTATTGAGTTAACTCTCACAGCTGCTTACGCGCGCGTGCATATATATAAGCCAGCACATTCTGATAGTTTCATCGTAGATCCgagatacatacatacatacattacTCGAAGTCGGTGATTTAGATCCACCATGGCACCCATCATCGAGTCCGCCGGCGATACAGGCCGTGATTTCCCGTCGAAGCTGACCTTGCAGGTGGTCGTTTGTAGCCTCATCGCAGCCGTGGGTGGGTTCATGTTCGGCTACGACATTGGCATATCAGGTGAATATCGTGGATCATGTGATTAATTGTATTGTATATATTAATTGATGAATGTATTCGTGCAGGAGGCGTGACATCTATGGATGATTTTTTGTTGAAGTTTTTCCATCGTGTTTACGAGAAGAAGCACAGGGCGAGGGAGGACAACTACTGCAAATTCGATGACCAGTTGCTCCAACTGTTCACGTCGTCGCTCTACCTGTCGGCTGTGGTGTGCTGCTGGGTCGCCTCCTTCACCTGCAAGCGCTACGGCAGGAAGCGCACCATGCAGATGGCCGCCTCATTCTTCTTCGTCGGCGCTGCCCTTAACGCCGCCGCCGTCAATCTTCACATGCTCATCGCCGGTAGGATTCTTTTGGGAGCTGGCGTCGGCTTCGGCAACCAGGTAAACCCTAATAAGGCggttactttgaaggattagccttgatagataaaaatagtaaggctaatccctTATTTACTTTTATGAATTGATCAAACTTTGGAATATCCCAATACAtacccttgattatttctatcatttgagttaattttacttgattttagaattgaaattctattcttaaggataaaaatactcaatcatgtatcttatcaatcatgcaaagtaaacgcccctaaTTGAAAACCCTAaggggtgtttactttggtgGATAAGccttgattgataaaaatagtaagattaaTCCTTTGTTAATTTACTTTTATGGATTGCAACTTTGTGATATCGTAAGGCCCTTGATTATGTTTACTCATAAAAAAGGTGGACTATTGAGTATAAAAATATCCAATCATCcattttatcaattatgcaaAGTAAACACCTCTAATTGGATGCATTGAACtgtaaaccctaatttttgatGGGATTGGGTTAATTTGGACAGGCAGTGCCCCTCTTCATATCGGAAATCGCCCCGGCAAAGCACCGCGGAATGCTCAACATATGCTTCCAACTGCTGATCACGGTGGGGATTCTGGTGGCGAACTTGATAAACTACTGGACCTCAGGGATCCCCGGCCACGGCTGGCGGATCTCCCTCGGCCTGGCCGCCGTCCCCGCGGTGGTGCTCGGGCTGGGCTCCATTCTCATCAGCGAGACGCCGACCAGCCTCGTCGAGCGGGGCAGGAAGGAAGAAGGCCTGAAATCCCTGAGGAGGATCCGCGGCGTGGACGACGTGCAGAAGGAGTTCGACGAGATCGTGGAGGCCACCGACGTCGCCAATCAGATCAAGCACCCCTTCCGAAACCTGAAGAGGAGATCGAGCTGGCCGATGCTCTTCTGCAGCATAGCTCTGCAGATATTCCAACAGTTCACCGGGATCAACGTGATCATGTTCTACGCGCCGGTGCTGTTCCAGACGATGGGGCTGGGGTCGGACGCGGCGCTGATGTCGGCCGTGATCACGGGGTGCATCAACTCGGCGTCGACCCTGGTGGCGGTGTTCGGGGTGGACAGGTTCGGGAGGAGGAAGCTGCTGATTCAGGCGGCGGCGCAGATGCTGGTGTCGCAGGTGATCGTAGGAGTGATTCTGCAAGTGTTTCTGAAGGCGAGCAACAGCATACCGAGATGGTACGCGTACGTGGTGGTGGCGCTGATATGCGTGTTCGTGATGGGATTCGCGTGGTCGTGGGGCCCGCTGGGGTGGCTAATCCCCAGCGAGATCTTCCCCTTGGAGACGCGCACGGCGGGGTTCTTCTGCGCGGTCAGCACCAACATGATCTTCACCTTCATCATTGCGCAGGCCTTCCTCACCATGCTCTGCCATATGAAGGCGgcaatcttcttcttctttgcgGCCTGGATCGTCGTCATGGGCGCCTTCGCGATCTTCTTGCTGCCGGAGACAAAGGGGATTCCCATTGATAAGATGAGTCAGGTCTGGAGCCAGCATTGGTTCTGGCGGACCTTCTTCGACTCGCTTCCTACCTCCTCTATTCAACCGCCCACTACCAATTGattacattttttaaatttctttatttatttttatattcatcATTACTGTCTGTCATCATTACTTTTCAAACATCGtcaaatatcaaaattaatcaatACAGCCCACCAAAAAGAAAGAGCTAACACAGATgaaatattatttcaaaatacGTACAAGACATTGTTCGATTTACATGTACatattcaaagaaaaaaacTTTACATGTGATGTATATTCGATGGAATAAACTAAATTagcttttttttattaatcgACTAATTCATAAAACAAGGATGCATAAATATGAGCACTatagttttttaattaataaacttctaca
This window encodes:
- the LOC131006745 gene encoding sugar transport protein 8-like, producing the protein MAPIIESAGDTGRDFPSKLTLQVVVCSLIAAVGGFMFGYDIGISGGVTSMDDFLLKFFHRVYEKKHRAREDNYCKFDDQLLQLFTSSLYLSAVVCCWVASFTCKRYGRKRTMQMAASFFFVGAALNAAAVNLHMLIAGRILLGAGVGFGNQAVPLFISEIAPAKHRGMLNICFQLLITVGILVANLINYWTSGIPGHGWRISLGLAAVPAVVLGLGSILISETPTSLVERGRKEEGLKSLRRIRGVDDVQKEFDEIVEATDVANQIKHPFRNLKRRSSWPMLFCSIALQIFQQFTGINVIMFYAPVLFQTMGLGSDAALMSAVITGCINSASTLVAVFGVDRFGRRKLLIQAAAQMLVSQVIVGVILQVFLKASNSIPRWYAYVVVALICVFVMGFAWSWGPLGWLIPSEIFPLETRTAGFFCAVSTNMIFTFIIAQAFLTMLCHMKAAIFFFFAAWIVVMGAFAIFLLPETKGIPIDKMSQVWSQHWFWRTFFDSLPTSSIQPPTTN